The Solidesulfovibrio fructosivorans JJ] DNA window CCGGAAATAAAAAAACCGCGCCGGTTTCCCGGCGCGGTTTTGCCCGTGACGGGCGAACGAATTCAGGACTTGCTGATGGCTTCGGCCGGGCAAGCGTCGATGGCTTCGTCCACGCACTCGGCGTCGGAATCGGCGTCTTTCACAACGGCCTTGTCGCCGTCGCCGTTCATCTCGAAGGCGTCGGGGCAGGTTTCCACGCAGGCTTCACAACC harbors:
- a CDS encoding ferredoxin; amino-acid sequence: MSIVIDDDACMGCEACVETCPDAFEMNGDGDKAVVKDADSDAECVDEAIDACPAEAISKS